From the Drosophila sechellia strain sech25 chromosome X, ASM438219v1, whole genome shotgun sequence genome, the window CCCCCATATTTAAGATGTCTCACGAAATTATATTGCTTGCAGCGTCGATGATCATTAACTACTTTCATATGTTTTTTttccccacgttgggcgccagatATGACGAACTGATTTTGATTGGTCTGCTCGCTACGAGATACgtgcggctagctcagaggaTTTTGTgtgttcgtcccaccaaatttatatCAATCGTGATCACCCGGTTAGAACACTAAGTTGTTCTTATGTCCTTGATCTTTATTATTCGCTTTACACTGCAACTCGATCTCCCGTGGTAGGTTTCTCCTCAGTAGTGGACGACCACTCGCCAAGGTACTGGCGCGGCCACGCGTGATCGGTGGCGAGGATATGGGCTATGGGCTCATGGAAGCGTCACCGTTCGCAGACTAGGGTTAACAGGTGCAGGTCTCCCAAGGCGAATGCCTTGGACGTGCGCGCTCGACAGCCTCGTATCTGCTGTCCTCCGGTTTGCGTTGCCCTGAACTATGAGGGCTGCGCTGCTGGGTGGGTAGACTCGTTGGGCTGGGAATTACTGTCGTCCGCGGACCCACGGTAGTCAATTGCTGCCTGTTCCGGGCTATCGTCGGGCGAGATGACAACGCGTTAACCAGACGTCTGCTCTTCTGGTCGCGCCGGTACCGCACCTGCTCAGTTCTTACGCACGCTCCAGGCGATCTCTTGGTTACGTTACGCGAACATCTAAACAGTCGACCGGGCCTTCACCACAATCCCGCCACACAAGCGGGTCCTTGCTAGGACGGCTTATATAGGCCTCACTTATCCGTTATTCCTCGATATTTCCAGTAGAGCGGGACAACAGGAGAACCGAAAGCGTCGGTGTGCCGATTTTGGGAAAGCAACGGTACCAAGCCGTGAAATTTGGTTGTGGAGCCAAATTTCACGGCTTGGTACCGTTGCTTTCCCAAAATCGGCACACCGACGCTTTCGGTTCTCCTGTTGTCCCGCTCTACGTTGTTCCGTCTCACTCTTTCTCTCCAAACTCTCTTTCTACAGACTTCGTTTCTCCAAACTCTCTTTCTGCAGACTCCGTTTCTCCAAACTCTCTTCCTACGGATTCTATCTCTTCAAACTCTCTTTCTCCAAACCCTCCGTTTCGTACACCCGTTAGTACGCTCTGATTAGTGCGTAACTGGTCGATTTCCGTTGCATTTTGAGTGAAATTAAAATAGCCACACTTAGTTTTACAGCTTTTTGTTTCCGTCGTTTTTTGTCTGCGATTTCCACatacttgttgttgctgctcggTGGGCGGATGATGGGCGCGTGGGCCCTGTAAGGGTTAAGCTGCTAACCACGATGGGCAAAAAgccgaaagaaaaacaaaagaaaagttttatttgcatttctttggCATTTCGCTGCCAAAGGAAAGTGAAGCGAAGTCTGCAGGTATGCGATGCGGCAATTCCTGGCCCAGAATCCAAAATCCAGGATCCTTCTGCAGGATGGCTTTCCGGCCCAGGGGAAGGTCCCTGTTCACGTGAAACTTGTTTCATCTTGAAAAGTACAACACAGCAATGGCTGCAAAAaatacaacacaaaaaaattaaataaaataaaatgcgggaaaaaaaacaaactcatTTTACACAGATTCCTCGTCGTTCCCACTTTTCAACTTCCTTCAGCCAAGCCATTCAAACCCATTTCTCTACATATAAccaattgaaatgaatttgtATCCTgtggacacacacacacacaggcgcacgcatgcaacaacaacaaggagAGCAACAAGGACGAAAGAGGCGAAAACTTTGCCGGCAAACTTTGACTTTGGTTATTGTTACAGTTTAACTTTGTTGCCTTTGCTATTCATCGTTTTGGTCTTATTTCGGGAGTCACTTTTTCGACAGGATATGCGCTATCTGATTACCcattaaaagtttaaaaatgatacatacatatgtgttttAGATGGATAAAATCTCTGTAGAatcatatataaatttaattttttgaaacCAGTTATCGTTGGTTTTAAAACAGTTGCATAATTTATCAGAAGTCACAATTATCATTTCGAAATATCCTTTGATTTGTACCTAATCATTTAATGTCATTTAACAAATAGTTAGGAGTATTAAATCTTAATTTATTCTAAATATTTGTTATGTTAGTAGCTTATTATCTAGTTGCCCTTTTAGTTAAGTAGCTTTACGCATTTTTAAAGTAATATTTTATGCTGCTCTGTTAAAGTAAAGTTACTTTCGGTGGAAATGTtcttttttgcttttaattcATAGGTATAATGGGTATTTCCAAGTCGTGTGCGTACTTCCTACCGCCTTCAGCTGTCCTTATTGTTGCTGTCTTCGCTTTGTTGTACCGCTTTTGCtcttgttgcttttgtttcgcCCGATGTTGCTGGTGTCGCCAACGCAGACGTCGCCGTCTTCTGCCCTCGAAAAGTGGGGCGGCAGCTGGAGGGGGCGTGCCAAAGGGaaacttttcaaataaaatgatTTCTTATTTAGGCAGCCGATTTGAGACACgcccccacacccacacccttgcccatttccacttccatttccattcctcGGGCCGGAGCAACCATTACTCGGAGTTCGGAATGGAAATCGGTGCGGTTAATGGAATCGGTGGACGGGTTTGTATTGAAATAAGCAGAATATATATCTTTATTCAAAGAGTCTTGAATGTTTTTACATGGAGGACTCGGCGATCGAGGCAGACGCCTCACTGGAGGACTCGTTGGAGCTCTCCTGGGAGGAAGAGTCCTCGGAGGAGGATGAGTTGTCACCTTGGGGAGGTCCTTGCGGGAGTCCCTGAGGAGGTCCCTGAGGAGGTCCCTGGGGTGGTCCCTGCGGCGGGCGGAGTCCTCCAGGGCCCTGAAGTGGTCCCAGACCTCCCTGCGGAGGTCCTGGAGGACGACGTCCTTGGGCAGCAGCCAGAGCCACCAAGGCGAGCAGAACGACGAGGAAGAATACACGCATTTTGATCTTGTAGACGATTGACTTAGCAAATTCAACTGACTTCACCAACTGCACCCGAGCCTTATATATACCTCGATCTCTACGGAATCGGATCTATTGCAGGTGTTTTGCAATTCCATGTTTTCGATGGACAAACAGAAACTCTGTGCAAACAGCGATGCGCCAAGTGGAGCTGTGTAAACCCTTCATAACGGAAATACTTGGCCAACTGGTGAACTGGTGatcttaaaatattaaacaaactAACCTCGTGGTTATGAAACTTTTGATTCTTGACTTCTTAAAGCTATTCCGTGTGATCTAATGAATAAAATGTAGATTTTTAAGAACAGCTTTAGCTCGATTcgtttctttttcattttagCAGAATATGAAACTATTGGATTTCAGTTTCatagatttttcttttccgTAAATATGCATTTTGATTTCGCTTAAAGCTCTTCTCAGCACACCCGAGATGGggaaatataaaaatggcaaTGAAACAAAGTCGGGCAAAACAATTGAGCTGAAACCTTAAGCTGCTTGCTGGGATTTGGCCAAAGAAAGTGGAAAGTACTTGCACTTGTCTCGCCCCCACAAATCCGCCACTTCGCGCATTTCAAAGATCCTGGAGCATTTGCCACTTGGATGATACACCCAACTTATAAAAATTTCTGCACATGATTCCGCTTTATTGCTTTATGACTGTGTGTGAGTTTTACTTGCAAGGGTGGGCAAATTCGTGGAAATGTCAGTCGTCTCTCTGGTACTAAAAAATGTTTCAACATTGAGATTCGGCTTCTTGCTTTCCGGTTTTTTGAAACAGGAGCCTCTTTTCAGCGACcttgcttttaatttttgtactTCGGGCTCTTTTGTTAGCCAGCTTAAGTTTATATTTAGTTGTAGTTCTCAACTTTAACCCTGTTTTCCTTAGTGTACATTCTTATGAATATTTCAAAGTACTGCCAGGCTCAAACTGTGACATTCAGACTGAAATTTGCCTTTATCCCGCGGAGAACAGCACGCACCCACTCTCGTATATCCACATAGTATCCTTGCAGCGAGTGTATAGCGTACCCTAAGTGTTAACACTTTCACTCGCTGGATTTCTTTTCGCTTATATTCCTGTCTCGCAATTGGCGGCATGTAGTGTTGCTTATGAATCTAtttacaacagcaacaaaaggaCCTTTTCCGTACTCGTAATAACCTTTGATGATCTGTTTCCACGGCGCGTGCTGTGAATTGTCAATAAAAAGGCAATTTCGACGCTCTAAAACCAGCTCGGTGGACTGGATATTCCCCTTCAGCACCGCACTTTCCACTTTTCGTATGTGGCTGCCGTTATGTGGTAGCTTTATGAAGAGCATGGGTGTACGACAGGGACTCGCAGGATGCGATACAAAGCTCTAGTTGTCAGGATTCATTTCTGAGTTCAATCGGTGGGAACAGGATAATCGCCATAACCTCAAGAATTGGCGGTCGCTTCAATTGTGGCATAATTGATTTAAttctccagatagaaattaaattttctccACCATCAGTTCATCTAAACTTAATTTGTTATTCGTGTATAACAGTATTTAATGCGAGCTCAAAGGATACGGATTATTTATACCAAGTAGCCTTCCACAGGACTGCTGCCAAGGACGATTAGAAAGATTCCCCAACGGGCTTGATTATTGGGGTAATgggccgcccgggcgtccccTTGATTTGCGGTCAGCTGTCGTTGCCATCGGTCACATTTTGATTAACCCGAACGCAAATCCACTCACACACTCAGATAAACACTCACCGGAATGCTGATGAGGCATTTAGTGTCTGGTGTCGAAGTCCGGTTCGCATGGTCATGGGATCGGCTGCCCCACCTCCGCATCCGCATCTTcattcgcatccgcatcctcattcgcatccgcatccaTATCCATCCGGAACGTACTGCTAATGCGCCAAACGGGGTCTAATAGGACTGATTCGATTGCACAATCGGTCAGTCCGCAGGCCAAGCTCCAATTTCGAGTTTCCACTCCCGAAACTGGTGAATCTGGCGAAACTACGAAAGCTCCCAAACTACCAAACTACCAATCAGCCAAACGCCCATTTCCAACCCCAAACCATCAGTGAGCTCGGTTGAGTGAACTGGGGCCAGAAatgttattatgcaaaataataacaacgcATCGCactatgaaattaaattttgaatcCCAGCAGTGAGTAAACTTAAAATACAAGTTATTGCAACACCACAAATCGTTTCACATGTGTGGATCCCAGCATGCGAGATGCCTCATGACTGCATTCGACTCCGCCTACGACTACGACTTCTACTCGAGTCCTACGGATGCGGATCTGTTCCGTGCTGCCTGCTCATTTCATGCCATTGAAAGACCTTCGATGGCATTCGGTCAAGTAATTGTAGTTTCTATTTAATACCCCAGAAACTAGTCTTATCATGGGCTATAGGATTACAGACTAACAATTTAGGGAAATATTTTGATTACGAAATCCTCGCACAAGCCACtctattatatatgtatttaatatatgtatttatatgtatttaatattacatatatatttaaatgcattaatattttaccCATTCTGCCTTAAATGCCAAGCAAAGCTCAAGCTAGGAAAACGTAACGAAAGCAGCGATTAGTGGTTTAGAGTCAAGAGGATAGTAACGACTTTAGATTACCTGTATTGAGCACATTTCGAACTCTTCCTTATTTTACCCTCTATTTAACATGCAACCGAATGGCAGGTATACTCGCATCGATTGGATAAGCGTATTCCCGATTCGTGTTGATGGTATCTGGGAACCGCCTCTGTTTTTCCGCAGCAGTTTTCTGGCTCTTTTCATTCCGTTCTTGGGGCCGTGGATCGGGGATTCCCCTCGCTGTTGCATTTGCCGTTCTTGGctcgttttcgttttcgtgGGAGTTGGAAGACAAATTGATTTCATGTCTGAAACTTCTTAAGCGCCTGCACCGGGGGAATCCTTGGCGTCCGCCCCACTATCTCCGCACCCCCTTCTGGTTTCCGTCTGTGTCTGCGGCCATCCgtgttgtgtttgtgttttcaAATTTGCTATTGCACACATGAAGCGCAGCCAGAGCCACCTACTGAACCACCGGCTGAATTCGCTGCTTTTTTGGGGGTCCTTCTCGTATCTACTCGTACGTACCTACCTACATACTACGTTCTGTCGGTCCTTTTGAAGTTGGTGTGTGCTGAATTTGTCTAGAAATTGATGCGCATGCCGTCGAAACAATATAGCGAGACAACAGGGCAatggcaacatgttgcaaaGGCCAGCCGGCCCGGTCCCCTTTCCCTGATCCCCCCTGCCCCCTTCCCCCGCCACCGGCCACCGATGCACCAGCCCCTTTCTCCACCGCCCCACCAAttttggttgcatgcttttgGCGAATATTTTGCGGCACGTCGCTGCGGCTTCGCCTCCGCTGTCATAGACATGAGCAATAGACAGATACATACAATCGAGCACATGTGCACTCGTGCCAGAagtacactgagcgaaaatcAGTCGAACTGGGAGCAAGTTCCTCGGGTATTGTTGTCAGCATTTCTAGCATTGGCTGAGTTCTTATCTTTCCATACTTTCAGTTATAGTCGTAAAATAAGGCGATTGATCGGAAATACAATTCAGGACATAATTTTCAAATGTGAAGTGATTGCTCCTTTCTGAACAGGACTAAAAAGTGAAGGCCTCAAAGGCCAGATTTACATAGCACTTTAAAACTGTCCACTGGATGGACCCATTTTCGAAAGTGCACTTATATATAGCTGCGTGTGTTGCCGTATAAGTATATGgctaaatatttgcaatttcGTGTTCGGCATTCCCCCAAGTGTGGCCATAAATTGGACCCTCTTTAATACGAGGTGCAAGCGATGCCGCCCCTCAATCCTCTTGTTTTCCCACATGTCCCCTGCCCTTGCTATCGATTTGTTATCCTTTATTTTTCTGTTGGCTTTCCTAATCAGTTTGGTGGTCGTCGAGGAGCTGACC encodes:
- the LOC6615241 gene encoding basic salivary proline-rich protein 1, translated to MRVFFLVVLLALVALAAAQGRRPPGPPQGGLGPLQGPGGLRPPQGPPQGPPQGPPQGLPQGPPQGDNSSSSEDSSSQESSNESSSEASASIAESSM